A genomic window from Triticum urartu cultivar G1812 chromosome 7, Tu2.1, whole genome shotgun sequence includes:
- the LOC125523898 gene encoding transcription factor NAI1-like — translation MEESSFMQWAINTLDQHTFPAAASLVYDTGSFHCGDHTAASFPSQQELGTPPQPLPTTAGDNPDLTVQVDNQYGDSSSGDVVVHAAVARASTPMSWKSSAASTQPAARGGHKSAAGRRSGSNLQGSAASASSMSPDPAKDHIIAERRRREKINQRLMELSTLIPGLKKMNKATIIGDAVKHVRELQEKVNILENNNKHAATTTICSTVLVHKNRPCLGGLTSNYGDDNVSEPSQLGTWLPEIKVRFSDKSVLVQIHCENTNGLLVRVLAEVEVLRLAITHTSSMPFLADTTIINITAKLEEGFNSTVEEMVRRLNSVLDQH, via the exons ATGGAGGAGTCGAGCTTCATGCAGTGGGCGATAAACACGCTGGACCAGCACACCTTCCCCGCCGCCGCTTCTCTGGTATACGATACTGGCAGCTTCCACTGCGGCGACCATACTGCCGCCTCCTTCCCCTCGCAGCAGGAGCTCGGCACCCCTCCCCAGCCTCTGCCGACGACGGCCGGTGACAACCCGGACCTGACGGTGCAGGTTGACAACCAGTACGGGGATAGCAGCTCCGGTGATGTGGTGGTCCACGCCGCCGTCGCCAGGGCTAGCACGCCAATGAGCTGGAAGTCCAGTGCTGCGTCGACGCAGCCGGCCGCGAGAGGAGGACATAAGAGTGCTGCCGGGAGGAGATCTGGGAGCAACTTGCAGGGCTCCGCAGCATCGGCGTCGTCGATGTCCCCTGATCCCGCCAAGGACCACATAATCGCGGAGCGCCGCCGGAGGGAGAAGATCAACCAGCGGCTCATGGAGCTCTCCACTCTTATCCCTGGCCTAAAGAAG ATGAACAAGGCAACGATTATTGGGGATGCGGTGAAGCACGTGAGAGAGCTCCAAGAGAAGGTGAACATCCTGGAGAACAACAACAAGCATgctgccaccaccaccatctGCTCCACTGTACTCGTCCACAAGAACAGACCCTGCCTAGGCGGCCTCACCAGCAACTACGGCGACGATAATGTCAGTGAGCCGAGCCAGTTGGGCACATGGCTTCCAGAGATCAAGGTCCGGTTTTCAGATAAGAGCGTGCTAGTGCAGATCCACTGTGAGAACACAAATGGACTACTAGTGAGGGTACTGGCAGAGGTGGAGGTACTCCGACTTGCCATCACCCACACCAGCAGCATGCCATTCCTAGCCGACACCACCATCATCAACATTACGGCCAAG TTGGAAGAGGGGTTCAACTCAACAGTGGAGGAGATGGTCAGAAGGCTCAACTCGGTGCTAGATCAACATTAG